One genomic region from Labilithrix sp. encodes:
- a CDS encoding NAD(+)/NADH kinase, which translates to MKKTKRRVALVIKRSSYRKLVLEGHDTTVTKLLMKRDPTVSRMQQSHEAHEATLAEVEAALADLDAEVVFRGGPHARVPARTDLVVTVGGDGTLLDASHLLGKDCPLLGINSAPGSSIGFFCAGQRGNAKKTLRRALAGELAASELTRMRVELNGKCLHARVLNEALFCHASPAATSRYILELPGGSEDQRSSGLWIGPAAGSTAAQRSAGGKVLPLESDRIQYVVREPYTPAGGHFRFARGLVRAGEEVVLRSKMRDAKVFLDGHRLVHEVHIGDVLVMRRSGESLTVLGISKKRRW; encoded by the coding sequence ATGAAGAAGACCAAGCGACGCGTCGCGCTCGTGATCAAGCGATCGAGCTACCGCAAGCTCGTGCTCGAGGGTCACGACACCACCGTGACGAAGCTCCTCATGAAGCGCGATCCGACCGTGAGCCGGATGCAGCAATCGCACGAGGCGCACGAGGCGACGCTCGCGGAGGTCGAGGCGGCGCTCGCGGACCTCGACGCGGAGGTCGTCTTCCGCGGCGGCCCGCACGCCCGCGTGCCCGCGCGCACCGATCTCGTCGTCACCGTCGGCGGCGACGGCACGCTCCTCGACGCGTCGCACCTCCTCGGCAAGGACTGCCCCCTCCTCGGGATCAACAGCGCGCCGGGGAGCTCGATCGGGTTCTTCTGCGCCGGCCAGCGCGGCAACGCGAAGAAGACGCTGCGCCGCGCGCTCGCGGGCGAGCTCGCGGCGTCGGAGCTCACGCGCATGCGCGTCGAGCTCAACGGCAAGTGCCTCCACGCGCGCGTCCTCAACGAGGCGCTCTTCTGTCATGCGTCGCCCGCCGCCACCTCGCGCTACATCCTCGAGCTCCCCGGCGGGAGCGAAGACCAGCGCTCGAGCGGGCTCTGGATCGGGCCCGCGGCGGGGTCGACCGCGGCGCAGCGGAGCGCGGGCGGCAAGGTGCTCCCGCTCGAGTCGGACCGGATCCAGTACGTCGTCCGCGAGCCGTACACGCCGGCGGGCGGGCATTTCCGCTTCGCGCGCGGCCTCGTCCGCGCGGGCGAGGAGGTCGTCCTCCGGAGCAAGATGCGCGACGCGAAGGTGTTCCTCGATGGTCACCGGCTCGTCCACGAGGTCCACATCGGCGACGTCCTCGTCATGCGCCGGAGCGGCGAGTCGCTCACCGTGCTCGGGATCTCGAAGAAACGCCGCTGGTAA
- a CDS encoding NUDIX domain-containing protein, with translation MSVTNAEPDGFLTLRRYDLVLVDGPKRSEPFRYDTVDRHALDAAVMVAHSVGEDGEVEVYLRSAVRPPIALRPGGGSPALWELPAGLIEPGEEPRAAAAREVAEELGFDVGAEQMEPLGEWSYPAPGFVGEIHHFFHVRVDPRARREPDGDGSALEAVAIVIKVPLREALEACRTGGVRDEKTELALRRLADVLR, from the coding sequence ATGAGTGTGACCAACGCCGAGCCCGACGGCTTTCTGACACTGCGCCGCTACGATCTCGTCCTCGTCGACGGGCCGAAGCGGAGCGAGCCCTTTCGATACGACACCGTGGACCGCCACGCGCTCGACGCCGCGGTCATGGTTGCGCACTCGGTGGGAGAGGACGGCGAGGTGGAGGTCTACTTGAGGAGCGCGGTCCGGCCGCCGATCGCGCTGCGACCCGGCGGCGGGTCGCCGGCGCTGTGGGAGCTGCCCGCCGGTCTCATCGAGCCGGGCGAGGAGCCGCGGGCGGCCGCGGCGCGCGAGGTCGCGGAGGAGCTCGGCTTCGACGTCGGCGCGGAGCAGATGGAGCCCCTCGGCGAATGGAGCTACCCCGCGCCCGGGTTCGTCGGAGAGATCCATCACTTCTTCCACGTGCGCGTCGACCCGCGCGCCCGGCGCGAGCCCGACGGCGACGGCTCCGCGCTCGAGGCGGTCGCGATCGTGATCAAGGTGCCTCTCCGCGAGGCGCTCGAGGCATGCCGAACGGGGGGCGTCCGTGACGAGAAGACGGAGCTCGCGCTCCGCCGGCTCGCGGACGTACTGAGATGA
- a CDS encoding MoxR family ATPase, producing MADTNDAGAVRAEVEQFRTSIATLKTEIGKTIVGNEPVVEGVLMCLLAGGHALLEGVPGLGKTMLVRTLAEALSLSFSRVQFTPDLMPADILGTTVIDETQQGGKSFEFRKGPIFANIVLADEINRATPKTQSALLEAMQEHRVTVGRRTHTLDEPFVVLATQNPLESEGTYPLPEAQLDRFFMKLHVPFPNREELHAILDLTTGEARAERQAVLHREEILAMQALVRKVPVARHVQDYAIRVVQATHPDGPDAPDACKRFVRFGASPRGAQSVLLGAKIRSLFEGRFSASIDDVRAVALPCLRHRTLLNFEGEAEGVKTDQVIEAILKAIPETKTGAGRSEAQMVS from the coding sequence ATGGCTGATACGAATGATGCGGGCGCGGTGCGCGCCGAGGTCGAGCAGTTCCGTACGTCGATCGCGACGCTGAAGACCGAGATCGGGAAGACGATCGTCGGCAACGAGCCGGTCGTCGAGGGCGTGCTGATGTGCCTCCTCGCCGGCGGGCACGCGCTCCTCGAAGGTGTGCCCGGCCTCGGCAAGACGATGCTCGTCCGCACCCTCGCGGAGGCGCTCTCGCTCTCCTTCTCGCGCGTGCAGTTCACGCCCGACCTCATGCCGGCCGACATCCTCGGCACGACCGTCATCGACGAGACGCAGCAGGGCGGGAAATCTTTCGAATTTCGGAAAGGCCCGATTTTCGCGAACATCGTCCTTGCCGACGAAATCAACCGCGCGACGCCGAAGACGCAGTCCGCGCTCCTCGAGGCGATGCAGGAGCACCGCGTCACGGTCGGCCGCCGCACGCACACGCTCGACGAGCCGTTCGTCGTCCTCGCGACGCAGAACCCGCTCGAGTCGGAGGGCACCTACCCGCTCCCGGAGGCGCAGCTCGACCGCTTCTTCATGAAGCTCCACGTGCCGTTCCCGAACCGCGAGGAGCTCCACGCCATCCTCGACCTCACGACCGGCGAGGCGCGCGCGGAGCGGCAGGCGGTGCTCCACCGCGAGGAGATCCTCGCGATGCAGGCGCTCGTGCGGAAGGTGCCGGTCGCGCGCCACGTCCAGGACTACGCGATCCGCGTCGTGCAGGCGACGCACCCCGACGGCCCCGACGCCCCCGACGCGTGCAAGCGCTTCGTCCGCTTCGGCGCCTCCCCGCGCGGCGCGCAGTCGGTGCTCCTCGGCGCGAAGATCCGCTCCCTCTTCGAGGGCCGCTTCTCCGCGAGCATCGACGACGTCCGCGCCGTCGCGCTGCCGTGCCTCCGCCACCGCACGCTCCTCAACTTCGAGGGCGAGGCGGAGGGCGTGAAGACGGATCAGGTCATCGAGGCGATCTTGAAGGCGATCCCCGAGACCAAGACCGGCGCCGGACGCTCCGAAGCCCAGATGGTCTCCTGA
- a CDS encoding DUF58 domain-containing protein — protein MRAERRTKKSGSGVEFADHRDYQPGDDFRYLDWNVYQRFDRLLLRLYEEEEDLAIYFIVDCSASMGFGDAKKLRYAKRVAAALAYVGLANLDRVSIVSTSDQVEGRMPATRGKARIFKVFRFLTALAPVGQTDLEDALKTFVAQNKRKGLVVLASDLYDPHGFERGINVLRYNKFDPFVVHIVDEAEAKPKLAGDVLLYDCETGDEREVTVTAKVLERFEVVYRKYLDDIDRFCTSKQVPYIRADVSQPFDELILRVFRRGGFLR, from the coding sequence ATGCGCGCCGAGCGGCGCACGAAGAAGAGCGGCTCCGGCGTCGAGTTCGCCGACCACCGCGACTACCAGCCGGGCGACGACTTCCGCTACCTCGACTGGAACGTCTACCAGCGCTTCGATCGCCTCCTCCTCCGCCTCTACGAAGAGGAGGAGGACCTCGCCATCTATTTCATCGTCGACTGCTCCGCGTCGATGGGCTTCGGCGACGCGAAGAAGCTCCGCTACGCCAAGCGCGTCGCGGCGGCGCTCGCCTACGTCGGCCTCGCGAACCTCGACCGCGTCAGCATCGTCTCGACGAGCGATCAGGTCGAGGGCCGCATGCCCGCGACGCGCGGCAAGGCGCGCATCTTCAAGGTCTTCCGCTTCCTCACCGCGCTCGCGCCGGTCGGGCAGACCGACCTCGAAGACGCGCTGAAGACGTTCGTCGCGCAGAACAAGCGGAAGGGGCTCGTCGTCCTCGCGAGCGATCTCTACGACCCCCACGGCTTCGAGCGCGGCATCAACGTGCTCCGCTACAACAAGTTCGATCCGTTCGTCGTCCACATCGTCGACGAGGCCGAGGCGAAGCCGAAGCTCGCCGGCGACGTGCTGCTCTACGACTGCGAGACCGGCGACGAGCGCGAGGTCACCGTCACGGCGAAGGTGCTCGAGCGCTTCGAGGTCGTGTACCGCAAGTACCTCGACGACATCGATCGCTTCTGCACCTCCAAGCAGGTGCCCTACATCCGCGCGGACGTCTCGCAGCCGTTCGACGAGCTGATCTTGCGCGTGTTCCGCAGGGGAGGGTTCCTCCGGTGA
- a CDS encoding VWA domain-containing protein produces MILAGLPFATIAAIFGAAAAFATALYILKLRRRTVAVPFSKLWEKILRDKEATSLFSRLKRLLSLLVQLALLALLAFALGDPRAAATLIKGRNLVVIVDASASMQATDVAPAKNRLEAAKDEVKKIIRGLGGSDRMLIAQMDAAVTPLGPTSSDTSELERALDTIKATDARADFPRALRFATDSLRGVENAEIVIVSDGRLGEAVDSAGKVKLGDDVKLSYLPIGRGVRNVGITAFSVRRYPLDKSRYEVMLEVTNTGPEVEDVELSLFADPQKGGPDDKGVLVDLTKLRLKPGERLPRFYPNLSGASRALQASIAPLEGSQDTLPADDKAYALLPERRRAKVLVVTPGNTYLEAALLLDEYLDVQLVGPREYVEKIAPSQQKNDVVIFDGVTPADPPRAHAIYLDPRGPGSPVAVEAEIKTPGFDKIERKHPIVRWTALDDVNISKGHRLKPQPGDKVVGSSDGGGPILVTGQRGTNKFVALGFDPRDSDLPLRVAWPLLLLNSINFFTDEDSQYISSFRTGDVWRVPVVTQSGQAKLKMPTSAEAMIPVHEGRAVYLGQHAGFYELAGGDAPAEGQSDAATKTAFAANLLDADESAVEPAKELVVDGKKAGTLSGFQIGVRREIWIYLLLAAVILTAIEWITYHRRITV; encoded by the coding sequence GTGATTCTGGCGGGTCTGCCGTTCGCGACGATCGCGGCGATCTTCGGCGCGGCGGCGGCGTTCGCGACGGCGCTCTACATCCTGAAGCTCCGGCGGCGCACGGTCGCGGTCCCGTTCTCGAAGCTGTGGGAGAAGATCCTGCGCGACAAGGAGGCGACGAGCCTCTTCTCGCGCCTGAAGCGGCTCCTCTCGCTCCTCGTCCAGCTCGCGCTCCTCGCGCTCCTCGCGTTCGCGCTCGGCGATCCGCGCGCCGCGGCGACGCTGATCAAGGGCCGGAACCTCGTCGTCATCGTCGACGCGTCGGCCTCGATGCAGGCGACCGACGTGGCGCCGGCGAAGAACCGGCTCGAGGCGGCGAAGGACGAGGTGAAGAAGATCATCCGCGGCCTCGGCGGCTCGGACCGGATGCTCATCGCGCAGATGGACGCCGCGGTGACGCCGCTCGGACCGACGTCGTCCGACACGTCGGAGCTCGAGCGCGCGCTCGACACGATCAAGGCGACCGACGCGCGCGCCGACTTCCCGCGCGCGCTCAGGTTCGCGACCGACTCGCTCCGCGGCGTCGAGAACGCGGAGATCGTCATCGTCTCGGACGGCCGCCTCGGCGAGGCGGTCGACTCCGCGGGCAAGGTGAAGCTCGGCGACGACGTGAAGCTCTCGTACCTCCCGATCGGCCGCGGCGTGCGCAACGTCGGCATCACCGCGTTCTCGGTCCGCCGCTACCCGCTCGACAAGAGCCGCTACGAGGTGATGCTCGAGGTCACGAACACCGGCCCCGAGGTCGAGGACGTCGAGCTCTCGCTCTTCGCCGATCCGCAGAAGGGCGGCCCCGACGACAAGGGGGTGCTCGTCGACCTCACGAAGCTGCGCCTCAAGCCGGGCGAGCGCCTGCCGCGCTTCTACCCGAACCTCTCCGGCGCGAGCCGCGCGCTCCAGGCGTCGATCGCGCCGCTCGAGGGCAGCCAGGACACGCTCCCCGCCGACGACAAGGCCTACGCGCTCCTCCCCGAGCGCCGCCGCGCGAAGGTCCTCGTCGTCACGCCGGGCAACACCTACCTCGAGGCCGCGCTCCTCCTCGACGAGTACCTCGACGTCCAGCTCGTCGGCCCGCGCGAGTACGTCGAGAAGATCGCGCCGAGCCAGCAGAAGAACGACGTCGTCATCTTCGACGGCGTCACGCCCGCCGATCCGCCGCGCGCGCACGCGATCTACCTCGATCCGCGCGGCCCCGGCTCGCCGGTCGCGGTCGAGGCCGAGATCAAGACGCCGGGCTTCGACAAGATCGAGCGGAAGCACCCGATCGTGCGCTGGACCGCGCTCGACGACGTGAACATCTCGAAGGGGCACCGCCTCAAGCCGCAGCCGGGCGACAAGGTCGTGGGCTCCTCCGACGGCGGCGGCCCGATCCTCGTGACGGGGCAGCGCGGCACGAACAAGTTCGTCGCGCTCGGCTTCGATCCGCGCGACAGCGACCTCCCGCTCCGCGTCGCGTGGCCGCTCCTCCTCCTCAACAGCATCAACTTCTTCACCGACGAGGACTCGCAGTACATCTCGAGCTTCCGCACCGGCGACGTCTGGCGCGTCCCGGTCGTCACCCAGAGCGGGCAGGCAAAGCTCAAGATGCCGACGAGCGCGGAGGCGATGATCCCGGTCCACGAGGGGCGCGCGGTGTACCTCGGCCAGCACGCCGGCTTCTACGAGCTCGCGGGCGGCGACGCTCCGGCCGAGGGGCAGAGCGACGCGGCGACGAAGACCGCGTTCGCGGCGAACCTCCTCGACGCGGACGAGAGCGCGGTCGAGCCGGCGAAGGAGCTCGTCGTCGACGGGAAGAAGGCGGGCACGCTCTCGGGCTTCCAGATCGGCGTCCGCCGCGAGATCTGGATCTACCTCCTGCTCGCCGCGGTGATCCTCACCGCGATCGAGTGGATCACGTACCACCGAAGGATCACGGTCTGA
- a CDS encoding VWA domain-containing protein, which yields MLTGAIAAGCGFVIVKAIADAVAQWRAKQAVDRAKVGFAVFGGALGLAGVYIYWREVLTAAKATITFARQGTDYELLSPKMLGLALLAPFFFWMIGRSLADLPLPQRILSVVLRMAFVALLALGLSRLARTATTQKVATVYLVDVSESVPDAAVEDARAEITKALKEKPEDAIVRVITFARRPRVVPIADDAKEAPALERHDLAPTDAKGNPNKGRTGLGAATDVASAMQLAYGQYPAGYLRRAVIFTDGVQTDGDMLAEANRAKEFGVKVYTVPYHRPVPGEVALRDLRLPDKVRVGEPFNLHANIFSSRPQKVRATLKQGEAINGLDGIRDIELKAGDNDVTFKSVVRVAGEVTYALDLADIPEDRFKENNRFAVSVAVPGRPSVLYAEGNTSRASYLASALSAQEFDVDVRSPREIPSSIRELERYDFVILSDTPAESVSLTQQDAIESYVRDLGGGFLFAGGEAGFGLGGWYHTTVERILPVRMDSEKKRDEPQVAMVLVLDRSGSMSGLPIEMAKAAAKATADTLSSDDLIEVIAFDSAPTRVVRMTAAKHRARIQSDIARIQPGGGTEIFSALDAAYQSLTSTRARRKHVILLTDGQAPHNGIRDLAQAMAAENISVTSVGLGSGIDEGLLRMISDAGGGRLYKVMDPQQLPRVFTRETEMVSRNAAVEEYFQPRVVSPADFLRGVDMSSAPYLHGYVATKMKPPPAQEILQSEVQEPILARWHVGLGWSLAWTSDVKNLWAVEWLRWPGYGQFWGQLVREHMRQKKRQQYDMSCAIDPATGHVKASIDAIGGDDRFQNGLDAKLTVTGPQPNGETKKITMRQTAPGRYESDFPLERFGSFLLHASLEKGVEDGKGGTKSVQVAESFGHVTNPYPREYLALAPDVTTLSRVALVTGGRMDPAPKDVFDPQGESIKYHQDLWSRFIGAAVAVYLLDLLIRRVRIFDRKKTARPPVSRRPVSV from the coding sequence ATGCTCACCGGCGCGATCGCGGCCGGCTGCGGCTTCGTGATCGTGAAGGCGATCGCCGACGCGGTCGCGCAGTGGCGCGCGAAGCAGGCGGTCGACCGCGCGAAGGTCGGGTTCGCGGTCTTCGGCGGCGCGCTCGGCCTCGCCGGCGTCTACATCTACTGGCGCGAGGTGCTGACCGCGGCGAAGGCGACGATCACGTTCGCGCGGCAGGGCACCGACTACGAGCTCCTCTCCCCGAAGATGCTCGGGCTCGCGCTGCTCGCGCCCTTCTTCTTCTGGATGATCGGACGGAGCCTCGCCGACCTGCCGCTCCCGCAGCGCATCCTCTCCGTCGTGCTGCGCATGGCGTTCGTCGCGCTCCTCGCGCTGGGGCTCTCGCGCCTCGCGCGCACGGCGACGACGCAGAAGGTCGCCACCGTCTACCTCGTCGACGTCTCCGAGTCGGTGCCCGACGCCGCGGTGGAGGACGCGCGCGCGGAGATCACGAAGGCGCTCAAGGAGAAGCCGGAGGACGCGATCGTCCGCGTCATCACGTTCGCGCGCCGGCCGCGGGTGGTGCCGATCGCCGACGACGCGAAGGAGGCGCCGGCGCTGGAGCGTCACGACCTCGCGCCGACGGACGCGAAGGGGAACCCGAACAAGGGTCGCACGGGGCTCGGGGCGGCGACGGACGTCGCGAGCGCGATGCAGCTCGCGTACGGCCAGTACCCCGCCGGTTACCTCCGGCGCGCGGTCATCTTCACCGACGGCGTGCAGACCGACGGCGACATGCTCGCGGAGGCGAACCGCGCGAAGGAGTTCGGGGTCAAGGTCTACACCGTGCCGTACCACCGGCCGGTGCCGGGCGAGGTCGCGCTCCGCGATCTGCGCCTGCCGGACAAGGTCCGCGTCGGCGAGCCGTTCAACCTCCACGCGAACATCTTCTCGTCGCGGCCGCAGAAGGTCCGCGCGACGCTGAAGCAGGGCGAGGCGATCAACGGCCTCGACGGCATCCGGGACATCGAGCTCAAGGCCGGCGACAACGACGTCACGTTCAAGAGCGTCGTCCGCGTCGCGGGCGAGGTGACGTACGCGCTCGACCTCGCCGACATCCCCGAGGACCGCTTCAAGGAGAACAACCGCTTCGCGGTCTCCGTCGCGGTGCCGGGGCGGCCCTCCGTCCTCTACGCCGAGGGCAACACGTCGCGCGCGAGCTACCTCGCGTCGGCGCTCTCGGCGCAGGAGTTCGACGTCGACGTGCGGTCGCCGCGCGAGATCCCGTCGTCGATCCGCGAGCTCGAGCGCTACGACTTCGTGATCCTCTCCGACACGCCGGCGGAGAGCGTCTCGCTCACGCAGCAGGACGCGATCGAGAGCTACGTCCGCGACCTCGGCGGCGGCTTCCTCTTCGCCGGCGGCGAGGCGGGCTTCGGCCTCGGCGGCTGGTACCACACGACGGTGGAGCGCATCCTCCCGGTCCGGATGGACTCGGAGAAGAAGCGCGACGAGCCGCAGGTCGCGATGGTGCTCGTGCTCGACCGCTCCGGCTCGATGAGCGGCCTCCCGATCGAGATGGCAAAAGCCGCCGCGAAGGCGACCGCGGACACGCTCTCCTCCGACGACCTGATCGAGGTGATCGCCTTCGACTCCGCCCCCACGCGCGTCGTGCGCATGACGGCGGCGAAGCACCGCGCGCGCATCCAGAGCGACATCGCGCGCATCCAGCCCGGCGGCGGCACCGAGATCTTCAGCGCCCTCGACGCGGCGTACCAGTCGCTCACGTCGACGCGCGCGCGGCGCAAGCACGTCATCCTCCTCACCGACGGTCAGGCGCCGCACAACGGCATCCGCGACCTCGCGCAGGCGATGGCGGCGGAGAACATCTCGGTCACGTCCGTCGGCCTCGGCTCCGGCATCGACGAGGGGCTCCTCCGCATGATCAGCGACGCGGGCGGCGGCCGTCTCTACAAGGTCATGGACCCGCAGCAGCTCCCGCGCGTGTTCACGCGTGAGACCGAGATGGTCAGCCGCAACGCCGCGGTCGAGGAGTACTTCCAGCCGCGCGTCGTGTCACCGGCGGACTTCCTGCGCGGCGTCGACATGAGCTCGGCGCCGTACCTCCACGGCTACGTCGCGACGAAGATGAAGCCGCCGCCGGCGCAGGAGATCCTGCAGAGCGAGGTGCAGGAGCCGATCCTCGCGCGCTGGCACGTCGGGCTCGGGTGGTCGCTCGCGTGGACCTCCGACGTGAAGAACCTCTGGGCGGTGGAGTGGCTGCGCTGGCCGGGCTACGGGCAGTTCTGGGGTCAGCTCGTGCGCGAGCACATGCGCCAGAAGAAGCGGCAGCAGTACGACATGAGCTGCGCGATCGATCCCGCGACCGGCCACGTGAAGGCGTCGATCGACGCGATCGGCGGCGACGACCGCTTCCAGAACGGCCTCGACGCGAAGCTCACCGTCACGGGGCCGCAGCCGAACGGCGAGACGAAGAAGATCACGATGCGCCAGACCGCGCCCGGTCGCTACGAGTCGGACTTCCCGCTCGAGCGCTTCGGCTCGTTCCTCCTCCACGCGAGCCTCGAGAAGGGGGTCGAGGACGGCAAGGGCGGAACGAAGAGCGTCCAGGTGGCGGAGAGCTTCGGCCACGTGACGAACCCGTACCCGCGCGAGTACCTCGCGCTCGCGCCGGATGTCACCACGCTGTCACGCGTCGCGCTCGTGACCGGCGGCCGCATGGACCCCGCGCCCAAGGATGTGTTCGATCCCCAGGGCGAGAGCATCAAGTACCACCAGGACCTCTGGAGCCGCTTCATCGGCGCCGCGGTGGCGGTCTACCTCCTCGATCTGCTCATCCGTCGCGTCCGCATCTTCGACCGGAAGAAGACGGCGCGCCCGCCCGTCTCGCGCCGCCCCGTCAGCGTGTAG
- a CDS encoding TlpA family protein disulfide reductase produces MKLPGLLLAMALAGCTNEAKSPTGGGGGGEGKAEVGKPAPELSIETLNDKGTISLNELQGKVVIVDFWATWCAPCKQSFPKLEELQKKVGDKVVIVGVSVDDEKKGVAEFAKENGATFAIGWDQGHTIASRWKVGTMPTTFVVDATGKVRHIHDGYHEGETDRMEKEANALLAEDTGDTKVAKNDAKAEDPDAKGDKGDKGGDTKADTAKPDDKPPPDEDDPPPKEPKKKKKPKKKKSKKP; encoded by the coding sequence ATGAAGCTTCCGGGTTTGCTTTTGGCGATGGCCCTGGCGGGCTGCACGAACGAAGCGAAGTCGCCGACGGGGGGTGGCGGCGGCGGTGAGGGCAAGGCGGAGGTCGGCAAGCCGGCCCCCGAGCTCTCGATCGAGACGTTGAACGACAAGGGCACGATTTCGCTCAACGAGCTGCAGGGCAAGGTCGTCATCGTCGACTTCTGGGCGACGTGGTGTGCACCCTGCAAGCAATCGTTCCCCAAGCTCGAAGAGCTTCAGAAGAAGGTCGGCGACAAGGTCGTCATCGTCGGCGTCTCGGTCGACGACGAGAAGAAGGGCGTCGCCGAGTTCGCGAAGGAGAACGGCGCGACGTTCGCGATCGGCTGGGACCAGGGCCACACCATCGCGAGCCGCTGGAAGGTCGGCACGATGCCGACGACGTTCGTCGTCGACGCCACGGGCAAGGTCCGCCACATCCACGACGGCTACCACGAGGGCGAGACGGACCGGATGGAGAAGGAGGCGAACGCCCTCCTCGCCGAGGACACCGGCGACACGAAGGTCGCGAAGAACGACGCCAAGGCCGAAGACCCCGACGCCAAGGGAGACAAAGGCGACAAGGGCGGCGACACGAAGGCCGACACGGCCAAGCCCGACGACAAACCGCCGCCCGACGAGGACGACCCGCCCCCGAAGGAACCCAAGAAGAAGAAGAAGCCGAAGAAGAAGAAGTCGAAGAAGCCCTGA
- a CDS encoding GPP34 family phosphoprotein: MLIAEELLLLLLDDESGSVSAHRDVGRAYVRPVLGGALLAELALGGNIQIGEAGLLRSGKVTLTNAPYPADPLLVDAAATIAEAPRSAGELVNRLGKDAFEMLARRLVDRGILERREDKVLWFFPRTRWPALDSSYERELRLRLAASFDDGAVVEPRIGTLIALLHAIGKAHHLAPMEPGEASRRAKRIAEGNWAAKAVRDTIDALISALIADVALMAANTANH; encoded by the coding sequence GTGTTGATCGCCGAGGAGCTGCTCCTGTTGCTGCTGGACGACGAGAGCGGGAGCGTCTCGGCGCATCGCGACGTCGGTCGCGCCTACGTGCGGCCAGTGTTGGGCGGCGCGTTGCTCGCCGAGCTCGCGCTCGGAGGGAACATCCAGATCGGAGAGGCGGGCTTGCTGCGATCGGGCAAGGTGACGCTCACGAACGCGCCGTACCCGGCCGATCCGCTGCTCGTCGACGCGGCAGCGACGATCGCCGAGGCGCCACGCTCCGCGGGCGAGCTGGTCAACCGGCTCGGCAAGGACGCCTTCGAGATGCTGGCTCGACGCCTGGTCGATCGCGGGATCCTCGAGCGTCGCGAGGACAAGGTCTTGTGGTTCTTTCCGCGCACGCGCTGGCCGGCGCTGGACTCCTCGTACGAGCGAGAGCTCCGTCTCCGTCTCGCCGCGAGCTTCGACGACGGCGCGGTGGTCGAGCCGCGCATCGGGACGTTGATCGCGCTGCTCCACGCGATCGGAAAGGCCCACCACCTGGCGCCGATGGAGCCCGGAGAGGCGAGCCGGCGCGCCAAGCGGATCGCCGAAGGCAACTGGGCCGCCAAGGCCGTGCGCGACACCATCGACGCTTTGATCAGCGCGCTGATCGCGGACGTCGCGCTGATGGCTGCGAACACCGCCAACCACTGA
- a CDS encoding DUF4230 domain-containing protein → MRLAWPAAFVAVAAMGFGWLRAEPPKAEAHVVEVVPTGPTVVRELRAVARLETASMHVEKVIDLKDHQKRFRGLVDAEDSLLFVASGEVVLGVDLGRLGPDDVGFDEATKTATIELPAPEVFSTRFDEAHSYVHSRRTDTFAVRNEGLEAAARREAAAAFAKAGREPRAIDLAKEHAATQLRALAKAWGAKDLIVRWRAPAGELAAQ, encoded by the coding sequence GTGCGGTTGGCGTGGCCTGCGGCGTTCGTGGCGGTGGCGGCGATGGGGTTCGGGTGGCTGCGGGCGGAGCCGCCGAAGGCGGAGGCGCACGTCGTCGAGGTCGTGCCGACCGGGCCCACCGTCGTCCGGGAGCTCCGCGCGGTCGCGAGGCTCGAGACCGCGTCGATGCACGTGGAGAAGGTGATCGATCTGAAGGACCATCAGAAGCGGTTCCGCGGGCTCGTCGACGCCGAGGACTCGCTCCTCTTCGTCGCGAGCGGCGAGGTCGTGCTCGGCGTCGATCTGGGGCGGCTCGGGCCGGACGACGTCGGCTTCGACGAGGCGACGAAGACGGCGACGATCGAGCTGCCGGCGCCCGAGGTGTTCTCGACCCGCTTCGACGAGGCGCACTCGTACGTGCACTCGCGGCGCACCGACACGTTCGCGGTGCGGAACGAGGGGCTCGAGGCCGCCGCCCGGCGCGAGGCCGCGGCCGCGTTCGCGAAGGCGGGCCGCGAGCCCCGCGCGATCGACCTCGCGAAGGAGCACGCCGCGACGCAGCTCCGCGCCCTCGCGAAGGCATGGGGCGCGAAGGACCTCATCGTCCGCTGGCGCGCACCGGCGGGCGAGCTCGCCGCGCAGTAG